The following DNA comes from Anopheles coustani chromosome 2, idAnoCousDA_361_x.2, whole genome shotgun sequence.
AGAACGGATTCGGCCGTGTTGTTCAGGTCGGACGCAACGGAAGATTCTTTATCCACCGGATCCGTAGCACCCGCatcttcttccttttcttcttctcggtCATCCGTGCATTCACTTTCGGCTGGCTTGTCCTCATCGTTGGCCACATTTTTCGGATCGGGACCTTCCGGCGTAGAATCTGGCCCCTTCTGACTGGGATCCGCATCGCCATGCTCAACACTACCGTTCGAGTTGTTGTACATGCTGAAATCGAATATTTTCAGCTAAAATGCATCAACAACTTTCgtttataaacaaacacaactaGAAGAAGCGCGCGGAGCACAATGTACCGAGCACTTGCAAACACTCTTTTCGGCTAAATTTTCAACCACCTACAGGAACTTTCACTGCTGATACCGTTCACCTGCAACGAAGTAGTCAAATGATAACAAAAATCACACTTTTTACCACCAATTACGGTTAAATATTTGCATTTCACTCGGTGCCGCGCAGATAGCATTcgattctatttttttctagGACGCCATTTTTGTCAGTCAACTAAATAAAAGCAGTGCTGCCAATTTGGTTATTACCGGTAAGTGAAACGGTAACTGAACCGGTTTGACCGTTTCAATGACATCTGCTCAAATAAAACCCTTCGAAACAGAGGTCATTTGACCGGTTCGATAGACCAACCGTAGCCGCCCGTTGCATGTGTAGGTCACTAACCGTACGTAGATTTCACGCACACAATCAAACTAATGAAAAcgcaatttttcaatttcgccTGTAAGGCGgtttgtgaaatgtttcaaaatgctGCTGCAACACGTgcagaagaaattaaaaatgtctcACGTTTCGTAcgtattataaataaaaagaacgtTCTAAATTCATCAATAAGATAGTATTTCATTCATAAATCTTGTATCTTAGTTCATGTGCGTCGCAAGCATGATACAATTTTGCACATTttatatgaaataaaaaacgaccAACGAGAAACCAATCACTTCCAGTGAGTCAGTCATTTACACTACTATCGTATATTCGACAGGGTTCTCCGAACAGCATCCGGAAGTTTTATGGCCGATTTGATCGTTAAGTAGTTCTCAGCTGCAATAGAGAGAAAAACCAGCACGACCATGACGTCTGCAAAAGCATAAACGAGGGTGATAGACGAGTTTATTCTTCCGGTTCAAGAAAGCTTTCTTTGATGCTAGGATTATCTCAACATTCAACAGTGGACTGATGAAACGAGATAAAATGAGACTATTCCGCCAAATATTCCTGCATTCGGAATGCTGCGCAAGATGTGTTACAAATAGCTTCAAAGAGATtaagaatttgattcaatttaccATCAATTTGCCATCAATTTGCGTACGAACGTAAAATCCTGGTTTTCCTTTTAAGAATAGCCCCAACTTGTTTGGTCCTATAACATcgaataaatcaatttaaatgttaCCTGCGAATCATGTTAATCGTAAAGATTAAGCCCACATTGAAACTAAATCTTGTTTAACATAATCCGATTTCTCATCATTCAATTTTTCCCAATTGTTGTGCACTCTTCACTATATTCATACTTGATTTCCATAATGTCAAATAGGTATTTACGCGAGCTGGAAATTATTTGAGTGTTCCTGCTTTTGTCAACAGCATAGCTGATCTATACATGAAATTTGATAATAGCGTAAcattacattattttaaatatatctGAGACAACTGCGTTAGCAATGTTAATgtgatgtttatttgtttagttatttattattcaGCATTATACAAATTTACGATCTACTGTaagtctattttttttttctatcataaCAGTTGATTCCAATAATACCAATAAACCTCATTACGAACATTTTCGAACTCCATTATTAATGGTTATAGATTGAATTGGTCCAACATTACTCATGGGCATGTTGTGCCACAAACATACAATGCCATCCCATTAGATTGTCGGCCATCCCAAAGCACCTATATTAGTCGGAAAGTACTAAGCACGCTCTCATTTGATTTAGTTTCattctaaattaaattaaattaaaatgataaGCAGACAGAAAACCCAATCATAAATTATGAACCATATGTAAGAGAAACTTACCGATATAAAGTTGGCAGTTAATAAAACTCTTACATCACTCatcattaataaaaaatgaatgaaagtattttttaaatcattatcTGAGCAAGCTGTACATGCAAAATAgcaattattattataattgaAACGAACTAAATTCCCAgcgttaaatgaaaatgtttcaccaTCTCTCAGGTTCGCACGTGAAGTCCGCACAATACATGATTACCGAGTTGCTAGCAAGTTCACACGCCATTTGAGCGTCGCGGTGATCCGTAAAATGGCTTCAGATACGTACGATTAATCCCCACGGATATCCAATTAGTGATTCTCGAGTGAGGTATTCCTGagaatttgattattttctctTCAATTACACTGCAGCGGGTGACTAATACAGAGAAAATGATTCCCATATTTGATCGCATTTCCCGCaccaggaaaaagaaaccagcTACCAAATCGATAGTCCTAACCATATTGTACGGGAAaaggggtaaaaaaaaaacacttaaatCGGTCAATTTCGTTTTATAtgaggatttttcaaaaatcattGATAGGATGCAGCTTCATTAGTAAGTTAGTTTTCATCGACTGTCCAAATGCAGAAAAAACTTGAACATTTTCTCGTAACTATTTGGCTAGCCATGAGGGGCTATTTACCCACCACTGGGTTAAgatgtggtttggaagtagTTTTAATGTTTATGTTGGAAGTTGATTTGTCTGAAGACGAAACTTTGGAAAGTGATTTAATAGCTGCAAATAAGCCCTTCTCCTAGGGAACGCAATTAACGCACCAGAAGCTTTCGGCGGAAGGGCACAAATGTTGGTGTCACAAATGGAACAGTGTAAATTATTCAGAATCAACCACAGCGCCACAGTAAATACTGTATCTGCTGCGATTGCTTGCCGCAGAACCACAGGACCGTCCCTTGGCATCGACAAAGCGTGACTCGCGTATCGGTTGGTGAGTATGTTGGCAAAAGTAAACGAAAAGTCCAATTACTTCCCTCGGAAGTTTCGGTAGCTTCTCCGTCGGTCCATCCGCAGCCTTTAGGCGAAAGAGTTtccagcacacaaacacacacctacaccCATATCTACGTTGCGGCCGGCTACCATCGAGGCCGGAAACTTTCGGTTTAGCTTAGCAAAAATTTCTCGGTTCTAATTTACCGAGATTACATTTTGAAATTGGTGATATTTGCTCTCGTccatgcacacaaacactaagtagctttgaaacttcttttttttttaatgttccacGATTTGATTAATTTAAGTGTCAGCACAGAGCAACACAGCCTACGGGGAATGTTTCTTTTAGGAGAAGCAAATttcaacgaacaaaaaaagcgTCTCCAATTCCTTAATGAAGCGAAGCAATGAGCATCtcatcaattaaaataaaggcTGGGTTAACGCGTTTCGAAAAAGACATCACTATACTGCTTGATACgcggtccgcgacagccgagcggtagcgccggttagaaaatcggcccataaGCGCCAAGGCTCACCAccttgacggcgtgggttcgaatcccaaccgagaccggaccctcccctgtacgagaggactgactatccacgtgcaatagggaaacaagtctcgtaagccctttacgGGCGGGCATggccaagaggtcgttacgccaagaagaagaagatactAAATTTTGAACATATGTTTATAAGAAAAACCCGatattaaaaatagttttaagttcGGCAAACGTTTTTTACATAAATACCATTGAAATACGACTACTTCCAGTAAAACCTTTAAAACGATGTTTGCGCGAAACCAGGATTGtttcgttggaaaacaaacggtttGCTTGCGGGTGTACGTACCTGACCGAACTGAATGATTTAATCACCGTATATGAAGGAGTCGCCCTGGAAGAGAGTTTGGTGAAGTAGAACGATTTCGAAGGGATTAATGAACGGAAAAGTCTGCCCGTGAGAGGCACATTGAGACCATCGAAACACCATCACTACACGTCGAACATCGGTCGCCGGAAGGAATGAGGATCCATGTTTTGAATTCTACGTAATACCGAAGCTTTgggaaacataaacattattaacagtttttttgtgttatcaAGGATCAAGCAAAATTACGTATCTTCGTAGAACTGAGAGAAAAAGAGTCTTAGTCGTTCGGTGAAACATTGCCTTAGAAAACACGATTAACATGCTGTACATGGGTGCTTTACGGGTAATGGATAAATGAGCGAGTTTTTAGGGAGGGCTACGGGCACACATTAGGTCCAGGAACTGGTCTAACATGTATGATAAATGAATAAACATGTACTGTTTGGGGCCATATAGAGTTGATGGGGAAAGAATTGTAAAGTAATCATTGAGGAGGttcaactacatcaaagaAAGGGAACAAGTAACATGTATCAgatcgatttttttaaatagaacACTACATCGAACACATTATACACGTACTTAGTTATGTTTAATATTTCGAGCACGCCCTTGTTTTGCTCGTCGCTTCACTGATGTTGAAGTGTTGTCCGATGTTTTATCGTCTTGCTCAGGCGGAGAAAACATCAACCGCAGCGGATAGTGATAATTTCGCAGGTCCGATCAATCTGCGTTCTTCCTGGAACTTTGACCCTAATCACCAACCACATAGGTCCTTCCTGTCTTCAATGCTTGCGGCCGCAGAAGCAGTTTGACATTACTAAACACGTTCCGCTTTCGGTGAATTTGCGCTAAAGAAACGATAAAACTTTCACCACCCAATTACGAACTTTTTGGCAGGAGCATTGGTAACCAACCCTACACTAAGAGCCCCGGGGCCTAAGAGAAGTCTCCGTAATGAATACGGTCCAGCTGAGGGGATTTTTCCGACGTTGATGTTTCGGATGTACGGTTGTTGCAATGAAAGCGTATGCCTTGTATAGGTTTGTTGCTTCCTTCCAACGAGCTTGTGGAAGGCGACTCTGTAACTCTGGGCCGACATTGAATGCGGCGTATGGCGCGGAATTGAAAGGAATCAATTTATTTCGCGTGCTACCGAGCTTGTGGTATTATTCATGATAGTTTTATGAAAACGTCCTTTCCAAAGCTCATAATGTTATATCGTATTATGTTCCttctttgattatttttccaacgaaCAAGCCTCTATCAAAAGCTCATCATTTTttgttacaaacaaaacagtttacGAACATATCAATCAATAGCATTttgcaaatgtgttttaacGCGAAATCTTGCGTTTACGTGTAGTTGAAGCATTAAAAAGTCCgtcgaaaatttaaaaaaaatcgctaCTCATTGTACGTTTGCTGCCGATacgaaatttgtttgtttcccttccaagaATGGCAAAGATCGGCAGTTACCATTGTGCGGATTGTTTCGAGGCGCCGGAAATGGAAGCACGTTCGTGGCGCAAAACACTTCGTTGTTGTACATACACAAACATAAGCAAAAAACATGGTTCACATTGCATCCCAAGTGCCTTACAAACTGCTCTCAAGCAGTCGGCATCGCAAGTGCCTTACAAACTGCTTTCCGCTGCCGGATGTCGAAAGCAAATGCTTCTACCCAAATAATGGATGATAAATGCGCATTAATACTTTAATCTAACGATGTTGGTGGAAGCTGTGCGAAGGCACAAAGCGGTTGAATTACTTTACCGTACATTATCGGGTTTAGCGATGGGTGATTTATAAGGATTCcaattttgctttttgtttttttttcaaaaaaaaaaagaaaaccaatggAGAAAATAAACGGGAGGCATGGCAATATCCACTCAATTTGTTGTCCTCGGATAAGATTGCTTCGTGAAGCACAAATAGGGTTCGAAGTAAACGCACTTGAACTGCATGgcgcttttttcgttttcgttattTGCAAGAGAAAATATTCATCCTAGGAAATTGGCTAGCAAAACTAATGTATTTCAAATTGAATGATGTAAATTTTTGATATAGTATTTCTATAACAAATCCTTTTTTGTAAATGCAATCAACGATCTGATTGGTATCAATTTCATCAACAGACGTGTTTCGAAAATTAATAGGTGCAATGaactttggtaaaagagttgctTGGCTGTTTCTGATAGATCCCACTGCCacatcaatatttttctctttttgatGCCGTAGGTCACGTTTGGTGCCCGTTTCCCGGGCACGGATTGGGTCAAATATACCAACAAGCTCCGTTGGGCCTATTCTTTGACGTCCTCGGCCACGGAGGGGCAGTTGTTTGTGCACCGTTTTAACAGCGTGCTTCCTTCTGGAACATTGTTTGCTTAGGAAACTGAAAATACTTCCGCGAAGTGTGTTGTCAAATCAACGAGACCCGACCCGGAGCGTGGTTGTCTTGCTTTGCATtataaaaccatttttcaCGCGACTTTCCAGTCGCACCATTAAACGGCGAGCGGGCTCTTTTATTGCCTGTTGACCGAAAACTCTAGATGAATATTAAACATCCTGTACGATTTCGTGTACGGACAAATATTGTCGCACTGGTTATCAGATAGGTTGTTTATGAATTTCTAGTTCATCCGTCGAACGTTTGattcgaataaaaataaaacaaacagccCATAGAAACCAAAGGCACTTTTATTGATCCACATTTTATTGTACTTTTCAATCAGAACAATATGGTGAACTATTTTTGGAATTGGTCAAATTTCTTCGTCGCTCCACTGAAACCTTCCCACATCCGCCATCTTCTAGCGCAGTGAAACGAAAGACGATATAGGAAGCTACCCGATGGAGCAAAACCTTACCGTTATATAAAATGTATGcaacttttccctcccgccCTTTctcatttttacaaaaaagttTCCCATGAAAAAGTATCACGCCCAaagttgaaagaaaaacaagctgAACAGATAAAAAAGTGTTATAAAAATCCCGCTCTCTGTTCGCGTCATTTCCCAAACGAAATTTTCCCCGTCCCTACTGCGTGCACCTTCGCTTCCGGTCCATCGTTTGGCCGCTCGGGCAAAAGCTCATTTTGATGCTGCTTTTACCCGAAGCAAGCAGGGAGCGAATTCCTGATGTAAATTTTCCCAGGAAACAGCAACATTTCACCCAACCGGCGATGGGGGCGGAGGTGAACTCCCGTGTCACAGGGCGGTCAGGCGGGGTGTTACGTTTGCCAGAACCGTTGAGTTCACGGGTCGCAACGGCTCCTGCTGTAGCCGAGtgcgtttgaaagttgttttcgtGCCCGTAAAGACACATGACGGTGACGTAAAAACTTAGGATCGCGGCCGCTGCAACTGGCACGCCATCGCCGGTGACGAAAGGAACCTCTAAATTGTACCGTAATGTGCCGAAAAATACAACACCTTCAACCATGACACCAAACGAAACGATGCTGCGGACAAACTGTGTCAATAAAGACGAAAAGTTTGTCGCTTCGTCGGACGAAGGGAGGCTGGGAGAAGGAGAAGGGCAGAAAGAGAACGAATGTGGAGCTGCCACAGAGTTTGATCGTTTCGGTCGATCGCAACCGCATGATAGACGGCAGTTAATTAAAGCAACTCGCAGGAaacagacatacacacacgcgtaCACCAGCCGGCAGTTGCTGTACGAAACATCGGGAAAAATAATCATGAAAGCGGTTTTGGCAGTAGTTTTGATATGCATCACGTCAGTCGTGGCACAGAGTGAGTAGAGAGTTTTGAGTGACGCGCGATCTTGTcctgcgtgtttgtgtgtcaaaaaaccaccaccaacaccctcACGTGACgttgaaaatggaacattAACGACACGTTTAATATGGGTCCTTTTTCGCCTGTTGCGTGTTCGGGTTAACCCTAAATATCGGTGTCAGATTGAGGGTAGGATCAGGGACTACGCACGATTAGTAAATAATTAGCAATCTTGGCGTATTGTGCTTCCAGTAAAAATAGATACATCCTTTATCTTCCGCGATAATCCCTCCTTCTTAGTTTCCCTTGGGCTCTCTTTGTAATGTGTAGGGTGTATGCTCCACTTCTGACAACAATACAAACACCTCCTGGGAGGTGAAACATAATGAGACACTTTAATATTTAAAGACCGTAAGGAGGGATTCCACGAAGCGAAGGGATAATAGTCAATCCGAGCAGTGTTCGGGAAAAGCTGCATATAGCAGGGAGAGACGTCAGCAGCCGATCAGCATAAATTTATGACAGCAACTCAACGCCTTGCCTAAAGTCAAGGCTCCAAGTCTGTTCGCTTCTCTACAAGCATTGTCTCGTTCCCTCCTTTACAGACATCGTGTGCTACTACGACAGCCGTGCGGCCAGCTATAGCACTCCGACGTATCCGAGCAATTTCAGCACAACACACTGCACCCATTACATCTACGACGGCATCGGTGTGACGAGTCTTGGGGATGTGCGCGTCCTCAGCAGCTACGATACATCATGTAACGCACAGTGGATCGTAATGAAGTCCAGAGCGTCCCTGGAGGACCGGGCTGCTTAGGGCCTTACTAATTCCCCATGTCCTTATCCTCTCGCCCCCTCCCACAGCTGGGTTTGCCGATTTCCAGGCCCTGCGCAAGAACGCCAACATCAAACTGTTCGTGCAGCTCGGCTCGGAGCGCGACGGCAGTAAAAGTTTGACGAACGTAATGTATAGCGAAAGTGATATAAAACGGTAGCACCACTTTCACCTTCCGGAAGGGTTCGGAAAGCGTGGAGGAGGAAAGGGAAGGGAACCTGAACTCGACCCTGGTGGGGCATAAATCTGACGAAAACTTTTTCCGATGTTTGTTCCGCTTTTGCGTAGGCCATCGCTGGACGCTGTGAGAGGCTGGTGAACAGCGTCGCCATCTTCCTGGAGCAGTACAACTTCGATGGCGTAGAAATCGACCGACGAACCAATGACTTCGATAAGGTAGGGGGATATTTGCGACTGAAGCCTTGGACGTCGTGTTTGGGGTTTGATTTGTTATTATCCTTCTGCAACGTTTAGGGAGCGCTGGCGAGATTCATCAACCGACTCCGGGCCCGGCTGTACATGATGAACAAGCAGCTGTCCGTGTCCGTTTCGGCCCAGCTGATCGATGCGTACGATATCACCTCCCTAAGCCTGTAAGTGGGTTGGAACTTTTCCCCGACCGCCAAACTGGAGGATGACTGAGAACTGGCGTATCGAAGCCTACTTGTTTAACCGGATTAACGATTCACTGATTCTTAGGTACGCCGACATGATAAACTTTCACGCCTACAACTTCACCGGCTCGTTCACCAGGACCGCCAATCTTGCTCCACTCTTTTCGGCCGGTTCTGCCACCTCGGCCGTCAGCGTGGTGAGTTTTTCCGTCGGTGTACTTCCGCTTGCCAAGTGCCAATCAGTGATGCATTTCAAACCATTCTCCCCCCCTTCGGGTTTTCGCGAAATTGCAGAACTCAACGCTTACGTCTTGGCTAACGGCGGGCGCTCGACGCAACAAGATAAATCTTGTGGTGGCCGCGTACGGTCAGACGTATGTGCTGACAAGCGAAGCCCAGAATGGCGTCGGAGCTAGCGCCATCGGTCCCGGTGCGGCCGGACCAAATACGAAGCGGGCCGGACTGCTCGCCCTCTACGAATTCTGCACGCTCGCGTCCTACACCCCGGCAACCGATGCGAATGCGGCCACCGCGTACTTCTTCAGCGGCAAGAACTGGGTCAGCATCGAGACGGAGGACACGTTGGTCCAGAAATATACCTATGTCCTGGATAATGGGCTGGCCGGAGTGGGCATCTACACGCTCGACCTGGACGACGCTACCAACGCGTGCTCCAAGGGGGCGTACCGGGTGGCGGAGCTGGCGTACCAGTATTTCAACGGCGCGTAACACTGGCGTAACAGTTGGGTAATATTTGGCAATAAAGGTAAACACCGACAGAGGTTCGCTGGCAACTCGGAAACCATTCGGCGTCTCTCGTGGGACGGGAAAGGACAGGCGAAAACCATCGGAACCTTACAAATAACGCTAATGAAAATTGATTCCAGCTATCTTTCCATCCATAACAGCTCCACTGACAGCTTAAGTGGCTCTACCCGGTGCTGCATGTTATTCCAGTTTATACGCTTTCTTCGGCCGAAAATCCTGTTTGATGTTTCGATAATGAATCCTTTGATATGCACAGCTATTTGGGGAAAATCTTTCTACGCCAAACCCGTTACCATCACCAACGGGTTGAATGTACTTTAACGGTAATACACAACAAATAAAGGACGCATACCGATAATATTTGTCTGAAACTGTATTCACCAAAAATTGATCAAACTTTCTTAAACATCTATTGTTATGAAAAAGGGCAGAGGGGATTTATTTACAATATATTTACAAAGGTCTGTGCGAAGGCACATATATTTACAAGAGAAAAAGTAATTTGTGTGTGGTTGTTATTTACAAgtgtttttatgtatttttgtagTGTTGGATAGAGAGAAAATGTAGCCAAAAGTAAAAAGTAGTGGACAATTTAAAACttacatattgttttcaatgCCCTTCAGGAatctgaaaagaaaaaggatacgATTAATTATACAGAAATTCTGGCTGGAAGTGTAACTACatacattattattattcatgtttaatttatttatttatttatttattttcagaagAAACGGCCTGGCCGTATTGGTTCGTCTggttaaaacattttacatcTCTTACGAGTTAAATATCTAGAAAAAACTGACTTTGCAAGATTTTAAtgttaaaatgcaaatttaaaattaaactgtaTAGCACATTCCATAAAAACCGTTGCATTAAGAATAAAATTCATGGCAAAGGATTAAATTCTACTaagaaatacattttaattgaacTTCAATTACTGTGTTCCACAATCGTCAATCTGCTATGAAAATatcaaagcaaaaacaacgttatgaagaaaaatgaatacaaCAAATGTGAGGACTACACAGCAATGTTCGTATCATTATACTTCGTTATGCTGATATT
Coding sequences within:
- the LOC131264606 gene encoding chitotriosidase-1-like gives rise to the protein MKAVLAVVLICITSVVAQNIVCYYDSRAASYSTPTYPSNFSTTHCTHYIYDGIGVTSLGDVRVLSSYDTSSGFADFQALRKNANIKLFVQLGSERDGSKSLTNAIAGRCERLVNSVAIFLEQYNFDGVEIDRRTNDFDKGALARFINRLRARLYMMNKQLSVSVSAQLIDAYDITSLSLYADMINFHAYNFTGSFTRTANLAPLFSAGSATSAVSVNSTLTSWLTAGARRNKINLVVAAYGQTYVLTSEAQNGVGASAIGPGAAGPNTKRAGLLALYEFCTLASYTPATDANAATAYFFSGKNWVSIETEDTLVQKYTYVLDNGLAGVGIYTLDLDDATNACSKGAYRVAELAYQYFNGA